CGAAGTCGTGGACGGAGCAAGGGGACGTGAGCTGCCCGGCGGAACCGCCGTCAGGGAGCGTCAGTAGCGTATCCAGCGCGCAACCCGCGCCGAGGACGATTCGGAGGACCTGTGGAGAACGACGTGACGATCGGTGTGATCGGTGGATCGGGCCTGTACGAGCTGTTCGAGGCGGGCACGGCGGAGGAGCGGACGGTCGCGACGCCGTTCGGCGAGACCTCCAGCCCGATCAGCATCGGCACCATGTCCGGCCGACGTGTGGCGTTCCTCACCCGGCACGGCCGGTCGCACTCGGTCGCACCGCACCGCATCAACCACCGTGCGAACACCTGGGCCCTGCGGTCGCTCGGCGTCCGGGCGATCGTCTCGTCGAGCGCCGTCGGAGGCCTGCACCCGGACTACGCACCCGGCACCTTCGTCGTGACGGACCAGCTCATCGACCGCACCTGGGGCCGCTCCGACACCTTCTTCGAGGACGACGTGCAGCACCTCTCGTTCGCCGACCCCTTCGACCCGGTCCTCCGCGCCGCCGCCGTCGAGGCCGTCGCCGCACTCGGCGTGCCGCACCGGACGACCGGCACGTGCGTCGTGATCCAGGGCCCGCGGTTCTCGACCCGTGCCGAGTCGGTCTGGATGCGCGAGGCCGGCGGCCACACGATCAACATGACGATGACACCGGAGGTCCCCCTCGCGGCGGAGCTCGGCATCGGCACGGTGAACCTGTCGTTCGTGACCGACGCCGACGCGGGCCTCGAGCTCGCGGCGGGGCCGGACGACGAGCCGGTCACGCACGCAGCGGTGATGGAGCGGCTCAAGCGGGCGAACGAGGTCATCGTGCGGGCGATCGGGTCGATCGTCGCAGCGATCCCGGAGGACTTCACGCCGCGTGAGCTCGTGCCGACGACCGCGAGCGCGTCGGTCCTGGCACTGCCGGTGGACGGGCCGGGGGCGACCGCGTGACCCGGCTGCTCGTCACCGGGGGCGCGGGGTTCATCGGCTCCGCGATCGTCCGGCGGGCGCTGGCCGAGGGGTACGAGGTCCGGGTGCTCGACTCGCTGCGGGCCGACGTGCACGGCGACGGCGCGGCGTCCGGCTCGGGCGCGACGTCCGGCTCGGGCGCGGCGTCCGGCTCGGGCGCGGGCGCGGCGTCCGGTCCGGCCGCCTCCGGCCAGCCCGCGACCGTGCCCGAGGGCGTGGACTTCGTGCACGGGGACGTCCGTGACGATGCCGTGCTCGACGCCACCCTCGACGGGGTCGACGTCGTCTGCCACCAGGCCGCGAAGGTCGGACTCGGCGTCGACTTCCAGGACGCCCCCGACTACGTCTCCTCGAACGACACCGGGACGGCGCACGTCCTCGCCGCGATGGACCGGCACGGCATCGGCCGGCTCGTGGTCGCGAGCTCGATGGTCGTCTACGGCGAAGGGGCGTACGCGACCGCTGCCGGCGACCCGACTCGGCCGCCGGCGCGCCGCCGCGAGGAGCTCGACGCCGGACGCTTCGACCCGATCGGTGCCGACGGCGAGCCGCTCGTGCCGGGCCTCATCGACGAGGACGCCGCGCTCGACCCGCGCAACGTGTACGCGCAGACGAAGGTGGCGCAGGAGCACCTCGCGTCCTCGTGGGCACGGGCCACGGGCGGCCGGGCGATCGCGCTCCGGTACCACAACGTCTACGGGCCGGGCATGCCCGCGAACACGCCGTACGCCGGTGTCGCGTCCCTGTTCCGCTCGGCGCTCGCGCGGGGCGAGGCTCCCCGGGTGTTCGAGGACGGCCGGCAGCGGCGGGACTTCGTGCACGTGGACGACGTCGCGGGCGCGAACGCGGCGTCGATCGCGGCGACGGCTGACCTGCCGGACGACTCGTTCCGGGCGTACAACGTCGGTTCGGGCACCGTGCACACCATCGGCGAGATGGCCGCCGCGATCGCCGGGCCGGACGGGCCGCAGCCGATCGTCACCGGCGAGTACCGGCTCGGGGACGTCCGGCACGTGACCGCGTCGTCGGAGCGCATCGGGCGGGAGCTCGGGTGGCGCGCCGAGGTCGACTTCGAGCGGGGCATGCGCGAGTTCGCCACGGCGCCGCTGCGGGCCGCGGTGCGCTGAGGCGCTGCGTGGCTCGCGGCCGCGCGCCCCGAGTCTCGTGTGGAGCGCCCCGAGTCTCGCGCAGGCGGACACGTCTCGCGTTCCGGAGCGCGAGAAGTGTCCGGCAGCACGAGACTCGGCCACGACCCGGCCCCGCCCCGCCCCGACCGACCGCCGCCGCACCGGCTCCGCCACCCCACATCGGGGGACACCGTATCCGGACACCGGGGTACAGCCCGGCCCGGTTCCGGTCAGGCCGCCCGGGCACCGTGGGGACCATGTCGACGACGCCCGCGAGCTCCGCGAACCCCGATCCGCACGGTGACCCCCGTCGATCCGGCCGTCCGCACCGAACAGACGGCATGAACGTCGACGTGATCCTGCCGTGCCTCGACGAGGCCGACGCCCTCCCCCGTGTGATCGGGCGGCTGCCGGAGGGCTACCGGGCGATCGTCGTCGACAACGGTTCGACCGACGGCTCGGCAGACGTCGCCCGCGCGCACGGCGCCACGGTCGTCACCGAGCCCCGCCGCGGCTTCGGCTCCGCGTGCGCCGCGGGCGTCGCCGCCGCCACCGCCGACTTCGTCGCGTTCTGCGACGCGGACGCCTCGATGGACCCTGCCGAGCTGCGCGGCCTGCTCGACCGCGTCGCGTCGGGTCGCACTGACCTCGCACTCGGCCGCCGCGTCCCGACCTCGCGCGGCGCGTGGGCACCGCACGCACGCTTCGCGAACCGGGTGCTCGCCGTCCTCATGCGCCGCGCCACCGGCTACCGGCTGCGCGACCTCGGGCCGATGCGCGTGATGCGCCGCGAGCAGCTCGTCGCGCTCGACCTGCAGGACCGCCGCAGCGGCTACCCGCTCGAGATGGTCCTCGCGGCGCACGCCGCCGGCCTCCGCGTCGACGAGAGCGACATCGGCTACGCGCAACGCATCGGTGACAGCAAGGTGACCGGCACGCTCCGCGGCACGGTCAACGCGGTCCGCGACATGTCGCGCCTCCTCCGCGCCTACCGCTCCGGCGAGCGCCGCCCTCGCACGGTCACCGACGCCACCCCCGACGCGGCAGCCCCCACGACGACCGGCACGACTGGACTGGAGGCACGCCCCACCGCCGCCGACACCGCTCCCCTCGAGCGCGTGGCCGGTCCCGTCGAGGGGGCGCGCTCGTGACCGCCGTGACGGTCGCGGTGGTCGCCAAGGAGTGCCTGCCCGGTCGCGTGAAGACCCGCCTCATCCCGGCGCTCGGCCCCGAGGGCGCCGCCCGCGTCGCAGCCGCGAGCCTGTCCGACACCCTGGCGACGGTGCGCGCGCTGCCGGCCGCCCGTCGGATCCTGTTCTTCGACGGCGAGGTCGTCCCGGCTGCGGCCGAGGGCTTCCACGTCCTGCCCCAGCCGACCGGTGACCTCGACGAGCGCCTCGGCACCCTCTTCGACGCCGTCCAGGGGCCGCTGCTCCTGGTCGGCATGGACACGCCGCAGGTGCGCCCGGCGGACCTCGCCGCGGTGTTCGAGCAGCCGGAGCGCGACGCCTGGTTCGGACCGGCGGAGGACGGCGGGTTCTGGGCGCTGTACCTGCACGTGCCCGACGGTGCGCTCATCCGCGGCGTGCCGATGTCCAAGGACGACACGGGGGCGGTGCAGCGCGCCCGACTGGTGGACGCCGGACTCGACGTCGGTGACCTCGCACCCCTGCTCGACGTGGACGAGATCGCCGACGCCGACCGAGTGGTCGAACTCGCGCCCGACTCCGCGTTCGCCGCCGCCCTGGCATCCGAACGCACGACCTCCGGAGGTGCCCGATGACCATGCACGCCCCGATGACCTTCGGCGCAGGCGGCGGCGAGCCGTACGCTCGTGCTCTCCGCTCCGACGGACGCCTCCGACTGACCGACCCGAGCCGACCCGGCACGGTCACGACGATGGACGTCGGACGCTGGAGCGCCGCCGCCGACCGTGTCGACCGGTCGCTGCTCGACGACGCCGACGGTCCGGTCATCGACATCGGCTGCGGCCCGGGTCGGATGCTCGTCGCCGCACGGGCCGTGGGCCTGCCGTCGCTCGGCGTGGACGTCTCCGCCGAGGCCGTCGCGATCGCCCGCCGTTCCGGAGGTCGGGCGGTGCAGGGTTCGGTCTTCGACCCGGTGCCCGACGAGGGCCACTGGGACACCGCGCTCGTGATCGACGGGAACATCGGCATCGGCGGCGACCCGACGGCGCTCCTCGCCCGGTGTCGGGCGATCGTGCGTGTCGGCGGCCGCGTGGTCGTCGAGACGAACCCGGACCGTGACGCCGACCGGACGTACACCGCCCGGGTGGTCGACGCCGACGGCCACGAGAGCGCCGCGTTCCCGTGGGCCGAGACCGGGCTCGACGCCCTCCACGGCCACGCGGCCGACGCGGGGCTGCTCGCCCGGCAGAGCTGGACGGCCGAGGGCCGGACGTTCTGCGAGCTCATCGCCTGACCAGGCCCATCGCGCAACCGTTTGTTTTGCATGATGCAAGACACGGCGCTACCATCGTTCACATGCAGAACCGCGACTTCCCCTTCGGCGGCTCGTACGTGAGCGGCACCACGCGGCGCGACGAACTCGGCGCCTACACCGTGACCGCGGCACAGCGTCCGCTGGGCACCTACACGGGTGTCGCCGTCGCCCGACCGCTCGGACGCTTCGTCGACACGCAGTCCGGTCGCGGCACGGCCACCGGTCCGGTCCGGACGGCGACGGGTTCGTTCCGGACCGCGACCGGCTCGCTCCGCACGGCGACGGGCTCCTTCCGTACGGCCTGACCCCACCTCGGACAGCGCCACTCCACAGACCGCGAGCGGTCGCCCACCGGATCGTCCCCCTACCGATCCGGCTCGGGCGGCCGCTCGCTCCGTTCCGGCGGACGCCGCACGGTCCGTCGCGCGCGCCTGGGACGGACGACCAGCACGCGCACCACCACCGGGTGCCAGGATGGGCACATGAACGACCGCGCCGGAACCCCTGCGACCGCCGACGACCTCGTCGACCTCGACGCCCTGCTCGCCGCGTACCACGAGCGCGTCCCGGACGTCTCCGTCCCCGAGCAGAAGGTCGTGTTCGGTACCTCCGGGCACCGTGGTTCGTCCCTCGACACCGCGTTCAACGACACCCACATCGCCGCGATCACGCAGGCGATCGTCGAGTACCGGACCCAGCAGGGCACCGACGGCCCGCTCTTCATCGGTCGTGACACCCACGCGCTCTCGGCCCCGGCCGAGCGGACGGCGCTCGAGGTCCTCGCGGCGAACGGCGTCCGGGTGCTCGCCGACAGCGCCGACGGCTTCGTCCCGACCCCGGCCCTCAGCCACGCGATCATCGCCTACAACCGCGCCGGCAACCCGGACACGGCGGACGGCATCGTCATCACCCCGAGCCACAACCCGCCCCGCGACGGCGGCTTCAAGTACAACCCCCCGCACGGTGGCCCGGCCGACAGCGACGCCACCAGCTGGATCGCCGACCGCGCGAACGCCATCATCGCCGGGGGCAACGCCGAGGTGCGTCGCCAGGACGACACCGCGGCCGAGGGCTACGACTACCTCGGCTCCTACGTGGCCGACCTCGAGAACATCATCGACATCGACGCGATCAAGCGCGCCGGCGTCCGCATCGGTGCCGACCCCCTCGGCGGGGCGTCCCTGCCGTACTGGGAGCGCATCCGCGACCACTACGGCCTCGACCTCACCGTGGTGAACCCCGAGGTCGACCCGACCTGGGCGTTCATGACCCTCGACTGGGACGGCAAGATCCGCATGGACCCGTCGAGCGCGAGCGCAATGGCGTCGGTGGTCGCCCGCAAGGACGAGTTCGACGTGCTGACGGGCAACGACGCCGACTCCGACCGGCACGGCATCGTGACGCCGGACGGCGGCCTGATGAACCCGAACCACTACCTCGCCGTCGCGATCGAGTACCTGTACGCCCACCGGCCGGAGTGGCGCGACGACGCCGCGATCGGCAAGACCCTCGTCTCGTCGAGCATCATCGACCGGGTCGCGGAGTCCCTCGGACGCCGGCTGTGGGAGGTCCCGGTCGGGTTCAAGTGGTTCGTACCGGGCCTGATCGACGGCTCGGTGGCGTTCGGCGGTGAGGAGTCCGCCGGTGCGAGCTTCCTGCGCAAGGACGGCACCGCATGGACGACCGACAAGGACGGCATCATCCTGGCGCTCCTCGCGTCGGAGATCATCGCGGTGACCGGCAAGACCCCGTCGCAGCTCTACGCCGAGCTGACCGAGCGGTTCGGCGCGCCGGTCTACCAGCGGGTGGACGCCGCGGCGAGCAAGGAGCAGAAGGCCCGCCTGTCGAAGCTCGACGGCGACGCCATCGCCGCGGACACGCTCGCGGGCGACCCGATCACCGCCAAGCTCTCGAAGGCGCCGGGCAACGACGCGGCGGTCGGCGGCGTCAAGGTGGTCACGGACAAGGCGTGGTTCGCAGCTCGGCCGTCCGGCACCGAGGACGTCTACAAGATCTACGCCGAGAGCTTCGTCGGGCAGGAGCACCTCGAGCAGGTGCAGCGCGAGGCCAAGGAGATCGTCGACGCAGCCCTCGGCGCGTAGCGGGACGCAGGCGTACCCTCCGGCTGGTCGGCAGCAGCCGGAGGTCTGCCGATCCACTCAGGAACGGGCTCCGGGCGAACCTTCGCCTTGCGGAGGTTGTAACTTTGCACCCAGCGCAAAGTTTCGGGAGACCTGCTCATGACCCAGACCGCGACCGCACCCGCGGCTCCCACGACGTCCTCGAACGCCGTGATGAACCACCGGCAGATCCTGCTGGTGATCTACGGCCTGATGGCCGGCATGTTCCTCGGTGCCCTCGACCAGACGATCGTCGGCACCGCGATCCGCACCATCGGCGACGACCTCCACGGCCTCGACCAGCAGGCGTGGGTGACGACCGGCTACCTGATCGCGTCGACGATCACCACGCCGATCTACGGCAAGCTCTCCGACATCTTCGGTCGCCGCCCGCTGTTCCTCACCGCGATCGGCATCTTCATCGTGGGGTCGCTGCTGGCGTCGTTCTCGACCTCGATGCTCATGCTCGCCGGCTTCCGCGCCCTGCAGGGCCTCGGCGCCGGTGGCCTCATGTCCCTCCCGCTCGCGATCATGGGCGACATGCTCGCTCCGCGTGAGCGCGCCAAGTACCAGGGCTACTTCCTCGCCGTGTTCGGCATCTCGAGCGTCATCGGCCCGCTCGTCGGCGGCCTCTTCGCCGGCGCGAACGAGATCGTGTTCATCGCCGGCTGGCGCTGGGTGTTCCTCATCAACGTCCCGATCGGCATCATCGCGCTGATCATGGTGACGACGTTCCTGCACCTCCCGAAGTTCGGCGACCGCGGCAAGCCCCGCATCGACTGGTGGGGTGCGGCGCTCGTCATCGTCACCCTCGTCCCGCTGCTCCTCGTCGCCGAGCAGGGCCGCGACTGGGGCTGGTGGTCGGCCGGGTCGATCGCCTGCTACGCCATCGGCCTCCTGGGGCTCATCGCGTTCGTCATCGTCGAGCGGGCGATGGGCGACAACGCGATCCTGCCGCTGAAGCTCTTCAACTCGCACGTCTTCTCGATGGCCGCGGTCCTCAGCGTGCTCGTCGGGTTCGGCATGTTCGGCGCGATGCTCACCATCCCGCTGTACCTGCAGATCGTGAAGGGCGTCACGCCGACCGAGTCCGGCTTCGCGATGCTGCCGATGGTCCTCGGCCTGATGATCGCGTCGATCGCCTCGGGTCAGATCATCTCGCGCACGGGCAAGTACCAGGTCTTCCCGGTCACGGGCACGGCGTTCACCGCGATCGGCTTCACGGTGCTGACGTTCCTCACGGCGGACAGCCCGCTGTGGTTCCTCATGCTCGGCATGTTCGGCATCGGCCTGGGGCTCGGCCAGCTCATGCAGACCCTGACCCTCGCGGCGCAGAACTCGGTGTCCCCGCGCGACATCGGTGTCGCCACGAGCGCCGCGACGTTCTTCCGCCAGATCGGCGGCACCATGGGCACGGCCGTCCTGCTCTCCGTCCTGTTCTCGCTCATGCCGACGAACATCACGACGGCGCTGCAGAACGAGTCCACGCTCAAGAGCAGCCTCAATGCCGCGCTGACCCCGTCCGTCGCGAACGCCGCGGACAACAAGGCGGTCATGGACCAGATCTGGAACAAGATCGTCGACCCGATCCAGTCGAACGTGCAGGACCAGCTCAACGCGGGCGCCGCGAAGGCCAAGGCCGCCGCGGACGAGGCCGTCACGAAGCAGGTCACCGCGAAGGTCCAGCAGGCCGTCGCCGCCGGACAGGTCCCGGCAGCCTCCGCCGACTCCGTCATCGCCGAGCAGGTCGCGGCAGCCAAGCCCGACGCCGAGCAGCAGGCGCTCGAGCAGGTCGCGTCCCAGGCGAAGGCCGAGGTCGTCGACGGGACTGTCCAGGTCGACTACTCGAACGCGACGCAGCGCAGGAACGTCGT
This is a stretch of genomic DNA from Curtobacterium sp. 458. It encodes these proteins:
- a CDS encoding MTAP family purine nucleoside phosphorylase, giving the protein MENDVTIGVIGGSGLYELFEAGTAEERTVATPFGETSSPISIGTMSGRRVAFLTRHGRSHSVAPHRINHRANTWALRSLGVRAIVSSSAVGGLHPDYAPGTFVVTDQLIDRTWGRSDTFFEDDVQHLSFADPFDPVLRAAAVEAVAALGVPHRTTGTCVVIQGPRFSTRAESVWMREAGGHTINMTMTPEVPLAAELGIGTVNLSFVTDADAGLELAAGPDDEPVTHAAVMERLKRANEVIVRAIGSIVAAIPEDFTPRELVPTTASASVLALPVDGPGATA
- a CDS encoding NAD-dependent epimerase/dehydratase family protein yields the protein MTRLLVTGGAGFIGSAIVRRALAEGYEVRVLDSLRADVHGDGAASGSGATSGSGAASGSGAGAASGPAASGQPATVPEGVDFVHGDVRDDAVLDATLDGVDVVCHQAAKVGLGVDFQDAPDYVSSNDTGTAHVLAAMDRHGIGRLVVASSMVVYGEGAYATAAGDPTRPPARRREELDAGRFDPIGADGEPLVPGLIDEDAALDPRNVYAQTKVAQEHLASSWARATGGRAIALRYHNVYGPGMPANTPYAGVASLFRSALARGEAPRVFEDGRQRRDFVHVDDVAGANAASIAATADLPDDSFRAYNVGSGTVHTIGEMAAAIAGPDGPQPIVTGEYRLGDVRHVTASSERIGRELGWRAEVDFERGMREFATAPLRAAVR
- a CDS encoding glycosyltransferase family 2 protein, yielding MNVDVILPCLDEADALPRVIGRLPEGYRAIVVDNGSTDGSADVARAHGATVVTEPRRGFGSACAAGVAAATADFVAFCDADASMDPAELRGLLDRVASGRTDLALGRRVPTSRGAWAPHARFANRVLAVLMRRATGYRLRDLGPMRVMRREQLVALDLQDRRSGYPLEMVLAAHAAGLRVDESDIGYAQRIGDSKVTGTLRGTVNAVRDMSRLLRAYRSGERRPRTVTDATPDAAAPTTTGTTGLEARPTAADTAPLERVAGPVEGARS
- a CDS encoding DUF2064 domain-containing protein; translated protein: MTAVTVAVVAKECLPGRVKTRLIPALGPEGAARVAAASLSDTLATVRALPAARRILFFDGEVVPAAAEGFHVLPQPTGDLDERLGTLFDAVQGPLLLVGMDTPQVRPADLAAVFEQPERDAWFGPAEDGGFWALYLHVPDGALIRGVPMSKDDTGAVQRARLVDAGLDVGDLAPLLDVDEIADADRVVELAPDSAFAAALASERTTSGGAR
- a CDS encoding methyltransferase domain-containing protein encodes the protein MTMHAPMTFGAGGGEPYARALRSDGRLRLTDPSRPGTVTTMDVGRWSAAADRVDRSLLDDADGPVIDIGCGPGRMLVAARAVGLPSLGVDVSAEAVAIARRSGGRAVQGSVFDPVPDEGHWDTALVIDGNIGIGGDPTALLARCRAIVRVGGRVVVETNPDRDADRTYTARVVDADGHESAAFPWAETGLDALHGHAADAGLLARQSWTAEGRTFCELIA
- the pgm gene encoding phosphoglucomutase (alpha-D-glucose-1,6-bisphosphate-dependent) is translated as MNDRAGTPATADDLVDLDALLAAYHERVPDVSVPEQKVVFGTSGHRGSSLDTAFNDTHIAAITQAIVEYRTQQGTDGPLFIGRDTHALSAPAERTALEVLAANGVRVLADSADGFVPTPALSHAIIAYNRAGNPDTADGIVITPSHNPPRDGGFKYNPPHGGPADSDATSWIADRANAIIAGGNAEVRRQDDTAAEGYDYLGSYVADLENIIDIDAIKRAGVRIGADPLGGASLPYWERIRDHYGLDLTVVNPEVDPTWAFMTLDWDGKIRMDPSSASAMASVVARKDEFDVLTGNDADSDRHGIVTPDGGLMNPNHYLAVAIEYLYAHRPEWRDDAAIGKTLVSSSIIDRVAESLGRRLWEVPVGFKWFVPGLIDGSVAFGGEESAGASFLRKDGTAWTTDKDGIILALLASEIIAVTGKTPSQLYAELTERFGAPVYQRVDAAASKEQKARLSKLDGDAIAADTLAGDPITAKLSKAPGNDAAVGGVKVVTDKAWFAARPSGTEDVYKIYAESFVGQEHLEQVQREAKEIVDAALGA
- a CDS encoding DHA2 family efflux MFS transporter permease subunit, which translates into the protein MTQTATAPAAPTTSSNAVMNHRQILLVIYGLMAGMFLGALDQTIVGTAIRTIGDDLHGLDQQAWVTTGYLIASTITTPIYGKLSDIFGRRPLFLTAIGIFIVGSLLASFSTSMLMLAGFRALQGLGAGGLMSLPLAIMGDMLAPRERAKYQGYFLAVFGISSVIGPLVGGLFAGANEIVFIAGWRWVFLINVPIGIIALIMVTTFLHLPKFGDRGKPRIDWWGAALVIVTLVPLLLVAEQGRDWGWWSAGSIACYAIGLLGLIAFVIVERAMGDNAILPLKLFNSHVFSMAAVLSVLVGFGMFGAMLTIPLYLQIVKGVTPTESGFAMLPMVLGLMIASIASGQIISRTGKYQVFPVTGTAFTAIGFTVLTFLTADSPLWFLMLGMFGIGLGLGQLMQTLTLAAQNSVSPRDIGVATSAATFFRQIGGTMGTAVLLSVLFSLMPTNITTALQNESTLKSSLNAALTPSVANAADNKAVMDQIWNKIVDPIQSNVQDQLNAGAAKAKAAADEAVTKQVTAKVQQAVAAGQVPAASADSVIAEQVAAAKPDAEQQALEQVASQAKAEVVDGTVQVDYSNATQRRNVVDEVAPTIKKQLEKGTTSSSSSSTTSDTSFLNGADPRLTRSFLVGFSSSAVTVYYVGLGVILLAFVLTWFFRVPPLRKVSALQEQANAAKGGQDRLTADAQEAAANTGSLVTPHTGSTDVVPTSPDVTVPRQDRPGGTASPATPVASDGRSAPASADTRAPLPDATTHGAHSAAAPVDEPPTTTGTIRTRPAHAAPADGSAASAPDATTPAPQADPAEASRASRPDQGDHPHGRHSAE